One region of Vigna angularis cultivar LongXiaoDou No.4 chromosome 10, ASM1680809v1, whole genome shotgun sequence genomic DNA includes:
- the LOC108335065 gene encoding folate synthesis bifunctional protein, mitochondrial — translation MSILKYLETARHKVFAARKYLKVLGFSSFHTAPNSSVELHSQEEEVVIALGSNVGDRLHNFKEALKLMRNSGINITRHACLYETAPAYVTDQPRFINSAVRAVTKLGPHELLSTLKRIEKDLGRTDGIRYGPRPIDLDILFYGKYKVSSDILTIPHERIWERPFVMAPLMDLLGSAIDSDAVAAWHSFSGHSGGLSGLWEDLGSESLIGKEGMYRVIPVANGLLDCSRRTSVMGILNVTPDSFSDGGNFLSVESAVSQVRLMISEGADMIDIGAQSTRPMASRISVEEELGRLIPILEAVVSMPEAEGKLISVDTFYSEVALEAVSKGAHLINDVSAGQLDSNMFKVMADLDVPYVAMHMRGDPSTMQNSENLKYDNVCKEISSELYSRVREAEISGIPAWRIIIDPGIGFSKKTEHNLEILFGLPDIRKEIGTRSLSISHAPMLIGPSRKRFLGEICPRPAAERDPATIAAVTAGVLGGANIVRVHNVKANLDAVKLCDAILRQKSSHMNSRL, via the exons ATGAGTATTTTGAAGTATCTGGAGACGGCCAGGCATAAGGTTTTTGCTGCAAGAAAGTATCTTAAAg TACTCGGTTTTTCCTCTTTCCACACAGCTCCAAATTCCTCTGTGGAACTTCACTCACAAGAAGAGGAAGTAGTGATTGCTTTGGGAAGTAATGTTGGTGACAGGCTGCACAACTTTAAGGAAGCCTTGAAGTTGATGAGAAACTCAGGCATTAACATCACAAGACATGCTTGCCTGTATGAGACAGCCCCGGCATATGTCACTGATCAACCTCGATTTATCAATTCAGCAGTTAGAGCTGTTACTAAACTTGGTCCACATGAATTATTGTCCACGCTAAAAAGAATTGAGAAGGACTTGGGCCGAACAGATGGCATAAGGTATGGTCCAAGGCCAATTGACTTAGACATTTTATTCTATGGTAAATATAAAGTCAGTTCTGATATCCTCACTATACCTCATGAAAGAATTTGGGAAAGGCCATTTGTTATGGCCCCCTTGATGGATTTATTGGGATCAGCTATTGACAGTGATGCAGTTGCTGCCTGGCATTCATTTTCAGGCCATTCTGGTGGACTCTCTGGATTATGGGAAGATTTAGGCAGTGAGTCCCTTATTGGAAAGGAAGGTATGTATAGGGTAATTCCTGTTGCAAATGGGTTACTTGATTGCTCACGGAGAACTTCTGTCATGGGGATCCTTAATGTGACTCCAGATAGTTTCAGTGATGGGGGAAATTTCCTGTCTGTGGAGTCAGCTGTTTCTCAGGTTCGGTTAATGATTTCAGAAGGAGCAGATATGATTGATATTGGGGCACAGTCTACTCGGCCAATGGCTAGTAGGATCTCTGTTGAAGAAGAATTAGGTAGATTAATACCAATCCTAGAAGCTGTAGTGTCAATGCCTGAGGCTGAAGGAAAGCTCATATCTGTGGATACTTTCTACTCTGAAGTTGCTTTAGAAGCAGTGAGTAAAGGGGCTCATCTTATAAATGATGTATCTGCGGGGCAGTTAGATAGTAACATGTTTAAGGTAATGGCAGATCTTGATGTTCCTTATGTTGCAATGCACATGAGGGGGGACCCATCTACAATGCAAAATAGTGAAAACCTGAAGTATGATAATGTCTGTAAAGAAATATCATCAGAATTATACTCACGGGTCAGAGAGGCAGAGATTTCAGGAATACCAGCGTGGAGGATTATCATTGACCCTGGCATTGGATTCTCAAAGAAAACCGAACACAATTTGGAAATCCTCTTTGGACTACCTGATATCAGAAAAGAGATTGGCACAAGAAGTTTGTCCATATCTCATGCTCCCATGCTAATTGGACCCTCCAGAAAGAGATTTTTAGGTGAAATTTGCCCTCGTCCTGCGGCCGAGAGGGATCCTGCTACAATCGCTGCTGTCACAGCTGGTGTTTTAGGAGGGGCTAATATTGTTAGGGTGCATAATGTCAAAGCTAATCTAGATGCCGTGAAGCTATGTGATGCAATTCTAAGACAGAAAAGTTCTCACATGAATTCTCGACTTTGA